Within the Catalinimonas niigatensis genome, the region TTTAATATAATCAAATATGATTTTAAAATTATTGGTCAATGCTTTGGCAGTGTTTCTTGCTGCATATTTGTTGAGAGGCGTTGAGATAAAAAGTTTCTGGACTGCCATCCTGACCGCCGTTGTTTTGGCAATTGTTAATACGATCATCAGACCTCTGATGGTTATCCTCACCATTCCGGTCACGATTATTACGTTTGGCTTATTTATTCTGGTCATTAATGCCCTGATGCTGATGTTGGTAGATGCTATCTTACCGGGTTTGAAGATTAAAAATTTTTGGTGGGCATTGATCTTTGGTATCGTACTTTCCATTACTAATGCGATCCTA harbors:
- a CDS encoding phage holin family protein encodes the protein MILKLLVNALAVFLAAYLLRGVEIKSFWTAILTAVVLAIVNTIIRPLMVILTIPVTIITFGLFILVINALMLMLVDAILPGLKIKNFWWALIFGIVLSITNAILSWIIL